The following nucleotide sequence is from Geotrypetes seraphini chromosome 10, aGeoSer1.1, whole genome shotgun sequence.
aaatttttaaatataagtaaCAAGACCTTAAATTCTATGCGCTGgcaaataggaagccaatgtgatttgatgaaaagaggagttacgtgatcaaattttttggcatcATGGATTAATTTAATGGCAGTGTTTTGAACAATTTGAAGTTGTCGTTTTTGTTTTTGAGTAATATTAAGtaacaaagaattacaatagtcaattttagctatcactaaagaatgaattaaaatattgcgGGATTTGGATTCAAGGAATTTAGATATAGATCTAATCAaacgtaatttatagaaacaggcTTTAACTATATTGTTGATATGATCTCTATATTCTAATTTTTCATCAATTATAACACCTAAGATTTTTAGTTTAGGGACAATTTCAATTGGCGTATTATTAAGTAGAAAAGGCGAATTTAATATGATATCTCTTTTCCAATTAAAAAtcatagcttttgttttatttatatttaatgctaatttattgttattaagcCAATTTTGAACAAGATCGAGTTTTGAATTTAAAGATTTAATGTCTTCTTGATTTTCAGGATTGATAGGGTGTATtaattgaatgtcatctgcgtatgaaaAAGCAGTAAAGCCAACAGACTGGCATAGATTCAATAATGGTGcaagatagatattaaataaaaggggTGACAAAATAGAGccttgaggaattccaaaggTCGTTGTGTATGCCTCAGaatattctttattaaatttaacACAGGAAGTTCGATTAGTAAGATATGATGTAAACCAGTTAAGAACTTGATCGCATGGTCCAATTGATTCCAATCGACTGAGCAGTAGATCGTGGTCTattgtgtcaaatgctgcagagatatCAAGGGAAAAAAAGGCGACAGATTTATGATGGTCTAGAAAGTAGTGGATATTATTTGTTAAACCAATTAGAGAATGTTCTGTGCTATGATGTTTGCGAAAGCCTGTTTGATTGGGATGCATAACATTAGTTGATTCAATAAAATCAGAAACTTGATTAAATATCCATTTTTCAGTCAGTTTTGCTAAAAAAGAGATATTTGCGATTGGCCGATAATTTAATGGGTCGTTTATACtaattttgagatctttaagtaaaGGAATAATAGTTGCAATTTTCCAGAGCGCAGGAACAGAAGCAGTTTGTAAACTTTTAAGAATAATGGTATGAATGAAAGGACCAAAgagatgaaattttttttataataattagCTTTCTTTTATAACTTAAAGGAGCCACAAGTGTCATGCGGTTTCACCACACATGCTATTTTGCCAGGGTTTCAAACTAAACGTGAGTTGGGTTTATTTGACTAGGTTGTAAGGTAGCCGTGGGGTGCACCGATTTCAGCCAGGGTCCTTCCTTGTAGAGATACTTCCTTGTAAGAGAACATCATGCATTAACCTCTCAGTAAATGCTGACCTTCAACACAACCTAAAATTGTGTAAATTGATGCAAATATAAACACATTTAAGCTgtgcccatattttttttttttttttttagaatatctttattagcaattgcaaagggacatACAACCAGAAGTAGAGAAAGCAGAGATATGCATAACAACCAGAGAGAGCAACAAGTGAAAAAACATGACACCAGAGGAGGCATAATACAAAAATCCTTCGGCCAGATGCCCCATACAATTGACATTTTTAATTAGCAAAATACCCCCAAGCAAACACACACAAACTACAAATACTCGGCCTCAAGTCTCAACAATCAGACAGCAAACACCCCACAGACATACCCCCCATTCAACCAAACATGCTAGTGCAGCCACCCATGAGCGAAAAGGAGAGAGTGACAGCCACTCCAAGTACAGCATGTATCATGCCTGCCCACTGGATTCATGAGACACTTCTCTTATTGTACTTGTGTTAAGCTGAAAGTTGATTCTGCCTATAATATAGCAGTGCAATgtcttttaatatatatttttttaataaatagcaAGACCAAGTACATTTACAATGTTGCCTTAACTGAGAAACCACTAGCAGTCTGCTTTAAAGTGACTGGTATAtctctaaaagagaagtccataggccattattgagatagtttggagaaatccactacttattcctaggataagcagcatgaaatctgatttactacttgggatctagctaggtattgggacctgggtgggccactgttggaaacaggatatcgggcttgatggaccttcggtctgtccagtacggcaattcttatgttcttatgtgagcaaagtatgggacaatcaatcctttatgacatcattgatgcggttggctcttaggcattggtggaatgagactttatgacatcacaatctcagctttggaatgttgctattctttgagtttctgcctggtacttgggacctgggttagccactgttggaaacgggattctgggcttgatgggccttcgctctgtcccagaagggcaatttttatgttcttatggctaaaTCACCACAGTTAGATCAATTATTAGGCTAACTCACCAGTGCTGGGCACAGATTTGAAtgagaggagagactggaaataCATTTAAGTAATGAACCATAACAATACATTTaggagttgatattcaaagcaattgaaCTGgacagaaacagctcctggctggttaaattgtttGGGCTAGACAGTCATATTCATCACACTGAAATGGTTATCACCACTGAAAATATcctcttaggcctggattctcaaaactgcGCTGTTCGGAAGGCGCCAGTAGGCGCCTGAACAGCAtctgcatcaggggtctcaaagtccctcctcgagggccgcaatccagtcgggttttcaggatttccccaatgagtatgcacgAGAtgtatttccatgcactgctttcaatgcatattcattggggaaagcctgaaaacctgactggattctggccgtcgaggactggagttgcccacccctggcctagtacTTTGGGTCTTTTTTAACACTGTACTAGAGCAGAGATCTCAAActgcctccttgagggccgcaatccagtcgggttttcaggatttccccaatgaatatgcattgaaagctctgcatgcacatagatctcatgcatattcattggggaaatcctgaaaacctgactggattctggccgtcgaggactggagttgcccacccctggcctagtacTTTGGGTCTTTTTTAACACTGTACTagagcagagatctcaaagtgcctccttgagggccgcaatccagtcgggttttcaggatttccccaatgaatatgcattgaaagctctgcatgcacatagatctcatgcatattcattggggaaatcctgaaaacccgactggattccggctcttgaggaccggagttgcctacccttgtactagaccagggatctaaaaatccctcctcgagggccgcaatccagtcgggttttcaggatttccccaatgaatatgcattgaaagcagtgcatgcacatagagctcatgcatattcattggggaaatcctgaaaacccgactggattgcggccctcgaggagggactttgagacccctgatatacgttaagtgttttaattggccatTAACAGCGCCTGAATCACATCTATGCAGATGCTTGCCGGCGCTGAAAGTTAAAAGAGGCCTAGTTATGGGCGGGGCTGATGTTCCAACGTCAAAGACAGGCGCCGTAAATGTCGACCTgtaaaaccctcgcctacatttctGGCCCCTATCTTCAACACTGACTGTGATTCTCAAAACAGTGCCATGGTTTGAGTGACGAGTAGCCTGCgccatttttgggttttttttaggcgTCGGCCGATCCCggcaccattttgagaatctgggccttaaccCCAACTCAAAACCAGCTATTCTAGAGGCACTCCAGGGGCAGAGACAGCACTCGGCCAGTTAAGTGTCGATATtgagcacttaaccagccaaggtaaGAGCATAAATAGGACCGcctaaaagtcagtcctatctttatgtggttcgccacagctggttaagtgctgaatatctcaCATAACCAGGTATAATTTTTACTGGCTGCATAAACCCAAAAATTCAACGCTGGAGcttggacatggcccagcattgaatttccaaggATAACGTTAACAGCGGTCAGCAAAACGCTGATCATTGCCAGCTGACTATCGGGCTCTTAATCACCACTTGGAATTAGCAGTTCCGCTGCAATAAGATGTGATTTTCCAAAATGATACCAGTTGAGGAACATCTTTTAATTCTAACAGACTAAACTAGTTGTGTGCACTTTCCTTTCTCACAGGTGACCAGGATGTTAAAGTGTGTATGGAAGGCTATAATTTTTCTCTCCGGGTGAAGGACGAGAAAGAGGACGTGGTACCTGCTAAACTTGAGCAAGCCAAGGTTTATGTGCAAAAGTTGAGCCGGGCTGCCAAGTTGATCATATCTACTGAGACAAAACTGCAAGAAATGATGTACTCAATGCTTCAGAGTAAGAGCCAGTTGAGTGAGAGAGTAAAGCAGGAAAATCCAGAGTATCTGGACCAGGTACGACTGGAAGGAAATCTGGAGGAAAATTTCCAGAAAATAGACCAGATCAAGAAGCTCTCCAAACTATATGAAGAAGAGGCCAAACATGTGTTGACAGAAATGGCAAAACTAGCTGGAGTAAGCCTTTAAGAGGTCCtagctatgttttttttttattagctgAAAAGTCACTGTGCCTGATGGCACTGCATTATGAGACACCGGACATAGATATGACTTTGAAATCCTTGACTTCTCCGTATCACCAGAAATGAAATGAATTATATAGGTGGCATAATCAAAAGTATAAGGCTCCAATACTTGATAGTTAGGCTCGTAAACTAGCCATTGATTTATCTAGAACTTTAAATTGTGGCAAGAGTTGAGGAGGAAAGGCTTCTGAGGAACATTCTATATAGCCACCTGTGCAAGACCGAAATACAAGTCATCATGAAAACAGGAACCTTCAGGATCCTCGTTGCTTGTCCCTGCCAACAGATTAAGCAGAAACATGTCAACTGCTGCTGACGAGACCGCGGGCATCACGGCTCTCTCTCCAAATCTTAAGATTTGAGTGTTCTTATGGGTGTGACAATGACTTTTCAAAAGACCTCTCatgccaaaaaaagcaaatagaatgttaggaattgtaGCAAattgaccttccggaaagcagtaaagacgcttcttttcatggaccagatcaattctggtctcaaacgTTGACAGACCTCGCATCGACGTACCTTACCTCAGAACCCCTGCGCCTGCCAACCAGTTCTTCTAccgttcactgcagatatgttaatacccattcgtgACTCTACGATTTAtgttcttagattctgcaaagcctGTGTTTCTTAGccacattctctataagttgtaagttattgactctgtaatgtACGTATCTCTGTGactgaaaactttgtgtatgtatccttgtaacccgttctgggctcttggtAGGACGGgctttaaatatgaaaaaaatatagcaagggaacaaaagaaaaaccaaacatGGAATATCATAATGCTTCTGTTTGGCTCTACGGTGTGAGCACACCTTGTGAAATTCTAGATGTATCTTCTGAGGACAAACCTTCATCTTGTTATTTTAAGACGCCGATGATTTGGTTATCTGTGAAGAAGATCATCCAGAACCTTTATTTAAGTAGAATTGGATTACTACATATattttgactcctgaggcaggcaaaTTTCCACCGAAATATGGCTCCGTGTCAAGttctttttaataaaagtttactGGTTGGAAAAGTTATCTGTCTGACCTCCTACTTTTGTTTGATTTGGTCCAGTCCTTTCTTTACCCTGAGTATATGTGTTTCCATTAATGATGTAATCCGCTCTGAATCTGAATTGAAAAATAGTGGACTATAAGACtactgattagattagatagaggtctataaaaaatGATTGGCATGGAATAGGCAAACATGAATCTACTCTTTCCataaatacaaagactaggggacaggtCTTGAAGTTAATAGATAGTGCATTTACaagaaatttgaaaaaaaaaattctctcaaTGCGCTGTAATGTGTTGCTGGAGGATATGATAAAAGCAGATAACATTGCAAGTTTTAAAAAGGttgggacaaattcctggaagaaaagtccataacctCTTATAAAGGTAGACCCAGAAGAAACCAATGCTTATCTCTGGGATAGGTCGTGTGGACCAAGGAGaaaccactgcttatccctgggggtaggtagtatggaatcttgctattttgggATCCTGACCTCTGAAACTTTGCCCCAAGTTATCTGGAGAGGTTAGCCAGATAGCAGACTGAACGTTGCTGCTTCAAGAAAGGTTCTGACACTGCCTTCAttatccagatatacaatattttGACTGATAGagccagcattaaaaaaaaaaaatggactgcAGAGGCTGAGTATTGAcccaaaaattataaaaaaataaaaaataagttaaCTGCTAATGTTATTGAggatgacatgggggaagccactgcttgtcctgtatcggtggcatggaatgctgctactatttgggcttttgctagataattgtgacttggattggcctccgtgaagacgggatactgggtagatggaccattggtctgacctagtaaggctattcttatgttcttaaggatctAAGTAGTTAACTTGAATATTTTACTACAACCAACTCGGGCAAATTTCTTCAATAAAGGAAGTAGATAAATtataatcaataaataaaaacaaacaatccAACATTATAGTCTacaaatcagcaaattgaatacATATATGAGAAAGCCGTGTACATCTTTTCAGACTTGGGCAGTTTTTAAGTTCAGATGGACAGATCCCTATAACTTCTTTCATTTGGCATGGAACCACCAAAGATCAACTTTTTTAGAGACAGGTTAACATTCTGTTCCATTTTAACCTGTTTCAGATCATTTCTAATCTCCTTTAGGAAAGAAAACTGTTATGTGCATGTtgacagaaaggatggtagatgcgtggaacagtctcccgaaagaggtggtggagacagagactgcgtctaaattcaagagggcctgggataggcatgtgggatctctcggagagagaaagagaagattactgcagatgggcagactaggtgaATTTgcaatcatgtttctgttt
It contains:
- the LOC117368221 gene encoding uncharacterized protein LOC117368221 isoform X3, whose protein sequence is MRMVNVASIDEQFSDITDIFNKQQEQHAAMKESIQDLKKSYDCTSNCSLAGCMEAVKREHGDQDVKVCMEGYNFSLRVKDEKEDVVPAKLEQAKVYVQKLSRAAKLIISTETKLQEMMYSMLQSKSQLSERVKQENPEYLDQVRLEGNLEENFQKIDQIKKLSKLYEEEAKHVLTEMAKLAGVSL
- the LOC117368221 gene encoding uncharacterized protein LOC117368221 isoform X1, whose amino-acid sequence is MSFLLCWCPCCTASSAEERQPFARPQATQQQPKPALENVKDGEISMRMVNVASIDEQFSDITDIFNKQQEQHAAMKESIQDLKKSYDCTSNCSLAGCMEAVKREHGDQDVKVCMEGYNFSLRVKDEKEDVVPAKLEQAKVYVQKLSRAAKLIISTETKLQEMMYSMLQSKSQLSERVKQENPEYLDQVRLEGNLEENFQKIDQIKKLSKLYEEEAKHVLTEMAKLAGVSL
- the LOC117368221 gene encoding uncharacterized protein LOC117368221 isoform X2 encodes the protein MHKRQPFARPQATQQQPKPALENVKDGEISMRMVNVASIDEQFSDITDIFNKQQEQHAAMKESIQDLKKSYDCTSNCSLAGCMEAVKREHGDQDVKVCMEGYNFSLRVKDEKEDVVPAKLEQAKVYVQKLSRAAKLIISTETKLQEMMYSMLQSKSQLSERVKQENPEYLDQVRLEGNLEENFQKIDQIKKLSKLYEEEAKHVLTEMAKLAGVSL